The region GACCCCCAAAGCTGCTGCAAGCCAagacaacaacgccaacaatgaaAACCTGGCTTGATCTTTGTtgttttatgttgtttattttgtttatggGCCAAGCCTTGTTTTGGGCTTCGCCCCTTTTTGTCATTTAAAGCATGTATGGGCCACGCCCTTTTCTATCTTCAATGAAGTTCATTTCAGTTTAACTatgttgttactttgttgttGTTAGTTATTGAGCTTTATCAACGTTTAGGTTTATGTACCTTAGTCgttttttcgacgaggcttggtttctagtggccactagaattgccaaggcttttaatactcagtggcgatactttcttatttcGAAAGGATTACTCGCGGTACTTTATACCTTGATACGACTTACACTGCATAAATTCATaatatgaataaaaaataagtaaTCTCTTggaatgatcttttcattacttTTCAAAACATGGGAACTGTTGTCCCTTCATTTTTACATTATGCCGCCTCATTCAAAACCTTTCctaagaaagggaaaaagagtgcggcttcattccTTTTTGTTGTTCCACTTAACTAAAGTACTGCTTCAAatgtgaggcgttccatgttcgtggaatctTCTGACCATTAAGTTGTTCTATTTTATAGGCTCcacctccaacatcgccaattatcctgtaaggcccgccccaattgggcGAGAGTTTGTTATGCTTGTCAGGTATAGTCTTCTTTCGAAGCACTAAGTCTCATACCCTCATAGTTCTTGGGACCACCTTTGTTGCGAACTTCCTTGCAATCTTCACATTTCTCGCCTCATTCCTTAAgtgtgcctcccgttgttcctcAGGCAGCATGATTAAGTTTGCTATCAAATTCTCCCCATTGTCGTCCTCATTAAACCGAGctactcgccaactttggttttcaatttccactaggagcatggcatcagttccataagttagacgatatgGGGTTTCCTTCGTGCTTGTCTGTTCAGTCGTGTTGTATGCCCATAGGACGCCTGGAAGCTCCTCCTCCCAAAGGCCTTTCGCCTCATCTAATTTTTTCTTTAAGCCCTTCAAAATGACCTTGTTGGCTGATTCTGCCTGCCCATTTGTCTGAGGGTTCTCTACTGATGCAAatcgcatttcaattcccataTCTGCACAAAATTCTCTGGTGACATTGCTTGTGAATTGAGTCCCATTATCCATTACCAAGGTCATGGGGACCCCAAACCTACACACAATTCGTCGCCATAGAAAGTTCCTGACTTTAGCGACCGTAatagtcgccactgcttccGCCTCTATCCATTTGGtaaagtaatcaaccgccacaattatatacttcatttgtgcctttgctactgggaatggtcctaaaATATCtgtcccccacatagcaaacggccaaggtgccatcatggttgtCAACTCTTCAGGCGGGGCTTTGTGTAAGTCAGAGAAAACTTGACACTTTTCACACTTCTTGACGTATTCCAGGCAGTCTTTCTTCATTGTTGGCCAGTAAAATCCTGCTCTCAATACCTTTACTGCCAATGATCGCCCTCCTATATGACTAGAGCATACTCCTTCGTGAACTTCTGCCCTGATTCCCTGAGCATCTCTCATgtcaacacatttgagcataggagacataattccccgccgatataACTCATCGCCTACCAGCGTGTAAAAACTAGCCTCCCTACGCTTTTCTTTTGTGTTCAAATTATCatcctttggtgggttttggAGAAAAGTTTTGATTGATTCCATCCACGAAGGCTCGCCTTCCATTACCGCCTTTACCGCCTTTAACTTAACTTCCACCAAGTCAATACTGGGGCGAGGAAGGGTTTCCTGGATGACTGTTTGATAATTGCCCAATCGCCCCGTACTGGCCAATTTTGCTAGCATATTCGCCCTTTCATTTTGACTTCTTAGAATATGTTCTATCCTGATCTTCTCTATTTCCATCATTAGCCTGTgcaccacttccaagtatttggaaagttgtgGATCCTTTACCTGATACTCTCCTTTTACTTGTTTAACAACCAGCTGTGAGTCgcctttgatgaacaatttctgAACGCCTAATTCAATGGCGAGCCTTAAACCGGCGATTAGTGCCTCGTATTCTGATTGGTTGTTGCTCGCCTTAAACTCGATTTTCAGAGATTGTTCGATGACCATCTTGTCCGGGCTTTCAATAGTTATTCCTGCCCCACTTCCCGTAtcattggaggatccatcaacAGAC is a window of Lotus japonicus ecotype B-129 chromosome 5, LjGifu_v1.2 DNA encoding:
- the LOC130719257 gene encoding uncharacterized protein LOC130719257; translation: MDKIFANQVGRNKEVYVDDMIVKSAKSGDHCNDLKEAFAQLRKYRMRLNPEKCSFGIQGGKFLGFMITSRGIEVNPDKGKAILEMKSPTSVKELQRLTGRMAALARFLPMAGDKAAPFFTCAELRYQKIEKAALAILKTARHLRPYFQSFQIKVKTDVPLRQVLQKPDLSGRLVSWSVELSEYDIQYVTRGQVTIQSLIDFVAELTPTEGEKTQGEWVLSVDGSSNDTGSGAGITIESPDKMVIEQSLKIEFKASNNQSEYEALIAGLRLAIELGVQKLFIKGDSQLVVKQVKGEYQVKDPQLSKYLEVVHRLMMEIEKIRIEHILRSQNERANMLAKLASTGRLGNYQTVIQETLPRPSIDLVEVKLKAVKAVMEGEPSWMESIKTFLQNPPKDDNLNTKEKRREASFYTLVGDELYRRGIMSPMLKCVDMRDAQGIRAEVHEGVCSSHIGGRSLAVKVLRAGFYWPTMKKDCLEYVKKCEKCQVFSDLHKAPPEELTTMMAPWPFGVPMTLVMDNGTQFTSNVTREFCADMGIEMRFASVENPQTNGQAESANKVILKGLKKKLDEAKGLWEEELPGVLWCKSYQGIKYRE